In Negativicutes bacterium, a genomic segment contains:
- a CDS encoding phosphoribosylglycinamide formyltransferase yields MQNNVIGVLASGRGSNLQAIIEAINKGLLNVEIGVVISDKPNAKALDIATENNIIAICVDRKECSNQQDFEEKIVVALKKHNVSLVVLAGFMRILSPYFIQEFKEKIINIHPSLLPSFPGKNAHEQVIAYGAKVSGCTIHFVDEGMDSGPIILQESIPVLDNDTEDSLAKRILYLEHTLYPKAISLVMENKLKIIGRKVIIKE; encoded by the coding sequence ATGCAAAATAATGTAATTGGTGTGTTAGCATCCGGTAGAGGAAGTAATCTGCAGGCAATAATTGAAGCGATAAACAAAGGACTCTTAAATGTCGAAATTGGCGTTGTAATATCTGATAAACCTAATGCGAAGGCACTTGATATTGCCACAGAAAACAATATTATAGCTATTTGTGTTGATCGTAAAGAATGCAGTAATCAACAAGACTTTGAAGAAAAAATTGTTGTAGCATTAAAAAAACATAATGTTTCATTAGTTGTTTTAGCAGGCTTTATGAGAATATTAAGTCCGTATTTTATACAAGAATTTAAAGAAAAAATAATTAATATTCACCCTTCGTTATTACCATCTTTTCCAGGGAAAAATGCGCATGAACAAGTTATAGCTTATGGCGCAAAGGTTTCTGGGTGCACTATTCATTTTGTTGATGAAGGAATGGATAGTGGACCAATCATTTTACAAGAATCAATACCGGTTCTTGATAATGATACCGAAGACTCTCTAGCAAAAAGAATTCTTTATTTAGAGCATACGCTTTATCCAAAAGCGATTTCTTTAGTGATGGAAAATAAATTAAAGATAATTGGTCGAAAAGTAATTATAAAAGAATAG
- a CDS encoding 1-acyl-sn-glycerol-3-phosphate acyltransferase: protein MYNIGVILFKFIFKNFFKCQIVGVENIPSTKGVIIAANHISLWDPPLIGTFLPRKINFMAKEELFDIPIIGYIIKRLNAFPVKRGTADRVAIKKAISLLKSGECLGLFPEGTRSKDGKLGEAEAGMALIAIKADVPVVPTAVIIKKNKFWGNEIKLIFGKPIKYQPNEDGKIVMQEFTDEIMREIGKLMSR, encoded by the coding sequence ATGTATAATATAGGAGTTATTTTATTCAAATTTATTTTTAAAAATTTTTTCAAGTGCCAAATTGTTGGCGTTGAAAATATCCCTAGTACTAAAGGGGTAATTATTGCCGCAAATCATATTAGTTTATGGGATCCACCGCTTATTGGTACTTTTTTGCCCCGAAAAATTAATTTTATGGCCAAAGAAGAGTTGTTTGACATTCCAATAATTGGCTATATTATCAAAAGGTTAAATGCTTTTCCGGTTAAAAGGGGAACGGCAGATCGAGTTGCTATAAAAAAAGCAATTAGCTTATTAAAAAGTGGAGAGTGCTTAGGTTTATTTCCCGAAGGGACAAGAAGTAAAGATGGAAAACTGGGCGAAGCTGAAGCTGGAATGGCATTAATTGCTATAAAAGCTGATGTACCGGTAGTTCCCACAGCAGTAATAATTAAAAAAAATAAATTCTGGGGTAATGAAATAAAGCTTATATTTGGAAAACCGATAAAATATCAACCTAATGAAGACGGCAAAATTGTAATGCAAGAATTTACTGATGAAATCATGAGAGAAATTGGCAAATTAATGTCGCGATAA
- a CDS encoding (d)CMP kinase, which produces MKNLVIAIDGPAGAGKSTVAQLVAQQLEYLYIDTGAMYRAIAYLSLHSQIGILTAIDNIKLSLTYVDGITKVYLNDENITEEIRTPEVTKLVSSIAQEPKVREKLIAIQREMAKNGRVVMDGRDICSNVLPNADVKIFLTASIAERARRRWLELSKKGYDIDLAQIQQEIAARDKMDMEREIAPLQQAPDAILLDTTALSIEEAVAEIIKLCQ; this is translated from the coding sequence ATGAAGAATTTAGTGATTGCAATTGATGGACCGGCAGGAGCCGGAAAGAGTACTGTCGCTCAGTTAGTTGCACAACAGTTAGAATATTTATATATTGATACTGGAGCAATGTATCGTGCGATAGCGTATTTGTCATTACACTCCCAAATAGGTATTTTAACAGCAATTGATAATATAAAATTATCTTTGACATATGTTGATGGAATAACAAAAGTGTATTTAAACGATGAAAATATTACGGAAGAAATTAGAACACCAGAAGTTACTAAGTTGGTTTCAAGTATTGCTCAAGAACCTAAGGTTCGTGAAAAGTTAATCGCAATCCAAAGAGAAATGGCGAAAAATGGAAGAGTTGTAATGGATGGTCGTGATATTTGTTCTAATGTTTTGCCAAATGCTGATGTTAAAATTTTTTTAACAGCCTCTATTGCCGAGCGAGCACGTAGAAGATGGCTTGAGTTATCAAAAAAGGGCTATGATATTGATCTAGCGCAAATTCAGCAGGAAATAGCTGCTCGAGATAAAATGGATATGGAGCGTGAAATTGCACCATTACAGCAAGCGCCTGATGCAATTTTATTGGACACTACAGCCTTAAGTATTGAAGAAGCTGTTGCTGAAATTATAAAACTCTGCCAATAA
- the purE gene encoding 5-(carboxyamino)imidazole ribonucleotide mutase gives MKVCILMGSDSDWPILRPAADFLEGVGVETEVVVASAHRTPAKVHDIVSTASERGVNLFIAAAGAAAHLAGVVASLTTLPVIGVPINATPLNGMDALLSMVQMPSGIPVGVMAVNGAKNAGIFAAQILSISDKELQGKLAKQREKMVDEVEAKAAKVSAMINDK, from the coding sequence ATGAAAGTTTGTATTTTAATGGGAAGCGACTCTGACTGGCCGATTTTAAGACCGGCTGCTGATTTTTTAGAAGGGGTGGGTGTTGAGACTGAAGTTGTTGTTGCTTCAGCACATCGTACGCCGGCTAAAGTTCATGATATTGTTAGCACAGCAAGTGAAAGAGGCGTTAATCTCTTTATTGCGGCTGCTGGAGCAGCAGCTCACTTAGCGGGTGTTGTTGCAAGTTTAACAACATTACCGGTTATTGGAGTACCTATTAATGCAACACCTTTAAACGGTATGGATGCACTATTAAGCATGGTTCAAATGCCATCTGGTATTCCGGTTGGTGTAATGGCAGTAAATGGTGCGAAAAATGCCGGTATTTTTGCTGCACAAATACTATCAATTTCTGATAAAGAATTACAGGGTAAATTAGCGAAACAACGTGAAAAAATGGTTGACGAAGTTGAGGCAAAAGCAGCTAAAGTTTCGGCAATGATTAATGATAAATAA
- a CDS encoding phosphoribosylformylglycinamidine cyclo-ligase produces MSLENKDNKQLTYRDAGVDIDAGNHAVSLMKNHVKATYRPEVLGDLGGFGGLFALNTKYKEPVLVSGTDGVGTKLRLAFMLDKHDTIGQDAVAMCVNDILVQGAEPLFFLDYLAVGKLEPEKVADIVSGVAKACKESGCALIGGETAEMAGFYPDGEYDIAGFSVGVVEKENIITGEKIKPGNVIIGLPSSGVHSNGYSLVRKICFDLKGFNGSEFIPELDKTIGEELLTPTRLYPKVCLPLIEKFDIFGMVHITGGGFYDNIPRVLPKNCGAEIDTNAWARPTIFNLLKEWGNVAWPEMYRTFNMGIGMILVVAEDAVEEIQAFLAEQNEQSFIIGKVTAGEQEVVLKGGAFDDAK; encoded by the coding sequence ATGAGTTTAGAAAATAAAGATAACAAGCAATTGACATATCGTGATGCCGGTGTTGATATTGATGCTGGAAATCATGCTGTATCATTAATGAAAAATCATGTTAAAGCTACTTATCGCCCAGAAGTTTTAGGTGATTTAGGCGGATTTGGGGGGTTATTTGCTCTAAATACAAAATATAAAGAGCCGGTGTTGGTTTCAGGTACTGATGGTGTCGGAACTAAGTTACGCTTAGCGTTTATGTTAGATAAACATGATACAATTGGTCAAGATGCAGTGGCGATGTGCGTAAATGATATTTTGGTACAAGGTGCTGAGCCTTTATTCTTTTTAGATTATTTGGCGGTAGGAAAATTAGAACCAGAAAAAGTTGCTGATATTGTTAGTGGGGTAGCGAAAGCTTGTAAAGAATCTGGCTGTGCACTAATTGGTGGGGAAACTGCAGAAATGGCAGGCTTTTATCCTGATGGCGAATATGATATTGCTGGTTTTTCAGTCGGGGTTGTAGAAAAAGAAAATATTATTACCGGTGAAAAAATTAAACCGGGCAATGTTATTATTGGGTTACCATCTTCAGGGGTTCATTCTAATGGTTACTCTCTAGTTAGAAAAATTTGTTTTGATTTAAAAGGTTTTAATGGGTCTGAGTTTATTCCGGAACTTGATAAAACTATTGGTGAAGAACTATTAACACCGACTAGATTATATCCAAAGGTTTGTCTACCGTTGATTGAAAAATTTGATATTTTTGGAATGGTTCATATTACCGGGGGCGGTTTTTATGACAATATTCCGCGTGTTTTACCGAAAAATTGTGGTGCGGAAATTGATACTAATGCTTGGGCAAGACCAACAATTTTCAACTTGTTAAAAGAGTGGGGTAATGTTGCTTGGCCTGAAATGTATCGCACTTTTAATATGGGTATTGGTATGATTTTAGTTGTAGCAGAAGATGCTGTAGAAGAAATACAAGCATTTTTAGCAGAACAAAATGAACAAAGCTTTATTATCGGAAAAGTTACAGCAGGAGAACAGGAGGTTGTCCTAAAAGGGGGCGCTTTTGATGATGCAAAATAA
- a CDS encoding phosphoribosylaminoimidazolesuccinocarboxamide synthase — protein sequence MKKEMLYEGKAKQIFATDNQDEVLVYYKDDATAGNGAKKGTILNKGIMNNKISSFFFKLLKENGVESHFIDMPSDREMLVKSLEIIQVEVVTRNIAAGSLAKRLGWAEGTKLPNTVVELYYKNDDLGDPIINDFHVAALNLATPEQVAEMESIALKVNEVLTQYLKTKDIELIDFKLEFGLHKGMVLLGDEISPDTCRFWDSKTGEKLDKDRFRRDLGNIEDAYKEVLHRLTGEVIC from the coding sequence ATGAAAAAAGAAATGTTGTATGAAGGTAAAGCAAAACAAATATTTGCTACTGATAACCAAGATGAAGTTTTAGTATATTACAAAGATGATGCAACTGCTGGCAATGGTGCTAAAAAAGGCACTATTTTAAATAAAGGTATTATGAATAATAAAATATCATCTTTTTTCTTTAAATTATTAAAAGAAAATGGTGTGGAAAGTCATTTTATTGATATGCCAAGTGATCGTGAAATGTTAGTTAAATCATTGGAAATTATTCAAGTAGAAGTTGTAACAAGAAATATTGCAGCCGGTAGCTTAGCAAAAAGATTAGGCTGGGCTGAAGGGACTAAATTACCGAATACTGTTGTTGAACTTTATTATAAAAACGATGATTTAGGAGATCCGATTATTAATGATTTCCATGTTGCAGCATTAAATTTAGCAACACCAGAACAAGTTGCTGAAATGGAAAGTATCGCTTTAAAAGTTAATGAAGTATTAACACAATATTTAAAAACAAAAGATATTGAATTAATTGATTTTAAATTAGAATTTGGTTTACATAAAGGAATGGTATTGTTAGGTGATGAGATTTCTCCTGACACTTGCCGATTCTGGGATAGTAAAACCGGTGAAAAACTAGATAAAGATAGATTCCGTCGTGACCTTGGAAACATTGAAGATGCCTATAAAGAAGTACTACATAGATTAACAGGAGAGGTTATATGCTAG
- a CDS encoding amidophosphoribosyltransferase: MLDLELDKLKEECGVFGIYSREDDVALNTYLGLYALQHRGQESAGIAITDGSWMDVHRGMGLVNEVFRHQLPHMDGQYIAIGHVRYSTTGSSLLANTQPLMVNYSGGKISLAHNGNLTNAHEIRAELEDCGTVFQTTIDSEVFVNLIARSRKQCVEDKIVESLNKIKGAYCLTIMTEDKLIGARDPQGFRPLCLGKLDSGYVLSSESCALDTIGAEFVRDIEPGEMVVIDDNGVKSIMFAENIAKAACVFEYIYFARPDSVIDGQSVHAARFEMGKMLARESKFTGDIVISVPDSGTTAAIGFSAESGIPFCEGLMKNRYIGRTFIQPSQKKRDNSVKLKLNAVKSVVEGKSVIMVDDSIVRGTTSGKIVKMLKAAGATAVHMCISSPPIIYPCYYGIDTSIRKELIAATKTVEEIREYIGADSLHFLSIDGLMKSVNKINSDDLCFACFNSDYRGGTPCEEDGNDSAKYMFEKRKDNQCKC, encoded by the coding sequence ATGCTAGATTTAGAACTGGATAAGTTAAAAGAAGAGTGCGGAGTTTTTGGAATATATTCTCGTGAAGATGATGTCGCACTTAATACTTATTTAGGCTTATATGCATTGCAGCATAGAGGTCAGGAAAGTGCTGGCATTGCAATTACAGACGGTTCCTGGATGGATGTTCACAGAGGTATGGGTTTAGTAAATGAAGTTTTTCGTCATCAATTACCGCATATGGATGGACAGTATATTGCAATTGGTCATGTTCGGTACTCAACTACCGGATCAAGTTTATTAGCAAATACACAACCGCTAATGGTTAATTATTCTGGCGGTAAGATTAGTTTGGCTCATAATGGGAATTTGACTAATGCTCATGAAATTAGAGCTGAATTGGAAGATTGCGGAACGGTTTTCCAAACAACGATTGATTCAGAAGTGTTTGTTAATTTGATTGCTCGCTCACGCAAACAATGTGTTGAAGATAAAATTGTCGAAAGTTTAAATAAAATAAAAGGTGCATACTGTCTCACAATCATGACGGAAGACAAACTAATTGGGGCAAGAGATCCTCAAGGCTTTAGACCGCTTTGTTTAGGGAAACTTGACTCAGGGTATGTTCTTTCATCAGAGTCGTGTGCGTTAGATACTATTGGCGCTGAATTTGTTAGAGATATTGAACCAGGTGAAATGGTTGTTATTGATGACAATGGTGTTAAGTCTATAATGTTTGCTGAAAATATTGCTAAAGCGGCCTGTGTTTTTGAATATATTTATTTTGCAAGACCAGACAGTGTCATTGATGGACAAAGTGTTCATGCTGCTCGTTTTGAAATGGGAAAAATGCTAGCTAGAGAAAGTAAGTTTACTGGCGATATTGTTATTTCTGTGCCAGATTCAGGAACAACAGCGGCTATTGGGTTTAGTGCAGAATCAGGGATACCATTTTGTGAAGGGTTGATGAAAAATCGTTATATTGGCAGAACTTTTATTCAGCCATCTCAAAAGAAACGTGATAATAGCGTTAAGCTAAAATTAAATGCAGTGAAATCAGTGGTTGAAGGCAAGTCTGTTATTATGGTTGATGATTCTATTGTTAGAGGAACAACCAGTGGGAAAATTGTAAAAATGTTAAAAGCGGCTGGAGCTACTGCCGTACACATGTGTATTAGCTCACCTCCAATAATTTATCCTTGTTATTATGGAATTGATACATCTATTCGCAAAGAGCTTATTGCGGCAACAAAAACTGTTGAAGAAATCAGAGAATATATCGGAGCGGATTCACTACACTTTTTATCAATTGATGGATTAATGAAATCTGTTAATAAAATTAATAGTGACGACCTGTGCTTCGCTTGTTTTAATAGTGATTATCGCGGTGGCACACCATGTGAAGAAGATGGTAATGATTCTGCAAAATACATGTTTGAAAAGAGAAAAGATAATCAATGTAAATGCTAA